From Homo sapiens chromosome 6, GRCh38.p14 Primary Assembly, the proteins below share one genomic window:
- the TRERF1 gene encoding transcriptional-regulating factor 1 isoform X6 produces MGDQQLYKTNHVAHGSENLFYQQPPLGVHSGLNHNYGNAVTGGGMDAPQASPISPHFPQDTRDGLGLPVGSKNLGQMDTSRQGGWGSHAGPGNHVQLRGNLANSNMMWGAPAQAEPTDGYQYTYSQASEIRTQKLTSGVLHKLDSFTQVFANQNLRIQVNNMAQVLHTQSAVMDGAPDSALRQLLSQKPMEPPAPAIPSRYQQVPQQPHPGFTGGLSKPALQVGQHPTQGHLYYDYQQPLAQVPVQGGQPLQAPQMLSQHMQQMQQHQYYPPQQQQQAGQQRISMQEIQTQPQQIRPSQPQPPPQQQQPQQLQLQQRQGSMQIPQYYQPQPMMQHLQEQQQQQMHLQPPSYHRDPHQYTPEQAHTVQLIPLGSMSQYYYQEPQQPYSHPLYQQSHLSQHQQREDSQLKTYSSDRQAQAMLSSHGDLGPPDTGMGDPASSDLTRVSSTLPHRPLLSPSGIHLNNMGPQHQQLSPSAMWPQMHLPDGRAQPGSPESSGQPKGAFGEQFDAKNKLTCSICLKEFKNLPALNGHMRSHGGMRASPNLKQEIPRKHQPSVPKAEEPLKTVQEKKKFRHRPEPLFIPPPPSYNPNPAASYSGATLYQSQLRSPRVLGDHLLLDPTHELPPYTPPPMLSPVRQGSGLFSNVLISGHGPGAHPQLPLTPLTPTPRVLLCRSNSIDGSNVTVTPGPGEQTVDVEPRINIGLRFQAEIPELQDISALAQDTHKATLVWKPWPELENHDLQQRVENLLNLCCSSALPGGGTNSEFALHSLFEAKGDVMVALEMLLLRKPVRLKCHPLANYHYAGSDKWTSLERKLFNKALATYSKDFIFVQKMVKSKTVAQCVEYYYTWKKIMRLGRKHRTRLAEIIDDCVTSEEEEELEEEEEEDPEEDRKSTKEEESEVPKSPEPPPVPVLAPTEGPPLQALGQPSGSFICEMPNCGAVFSSRQALNGHARIHGGTNQVTKARGAIPSGKQKPGGTQSGYCSVKSSPSHSTTSGETDPTTIFPCKECGKVFFKIKSRNAHMKTHRQQEEQQRQKAQKAAFAAEMAATIERTTGPVGAPGLLPLDQLSLIKPIKDVDILDDDVVQQLGGVMEEAEVVDTDLLLDDQDSVLLQGDAEL; encoded by the exons ATGGGTGACCAGCAACTGTACAAGACCAACCATGTGGCCCATGGTAGTGAGAACCTTTTCTACCAACAGCCACCACTTGGCGTCCACAGCGGGCTGAACCACAACTATGGGAATGCAGTTACAGGGGGCGGAATGGATGCCCCTCAGGCCTCGCCAATCTCCCCCCACTTCCCTCAAGATACACGGGATGGTCTGGGCTTGCCTGTTGGCTCCAAAAACCTTGGCCAAATGGATACCTCgaggcagggagggtggggaagTCATGCAGGGCCTGGAAACCATGTCCAGCTACGTGGAAACCTGGCCAACTCAAACATGATGTGGGGGGCACCAGCCCAGGCTGAGCCCACTGATGGCTACCAATACACCTACTCCCAGGCCAGCGAGATCCGGACCCAGAAGCTTACCAGCGGTGTCTTACACAAGCTGGACTCTTTCACCCAGGTGTTTGCCAACCAAAACCTGCGAATTCAGGTCAACAATATGGCCCAGGTGCTGCACACTCAGTCAGCAGTGATGGATGGAGCCCCTGACAGTGCTCTCCGCCAGCTGCTGTCTCAGAAGCCCATGGAGCCCCCAGCACCGGCTATCCCTTCCCGCTACCAGCAGGTGCCCCAGCAGCCTCACCCTGGTTTCACTGGTGGGCTGTCCAAACCAGCTCTTCAGGTCGGGCAGCACCCTACCCAAGGGCACCTGTATTATGACTACCAGCAGCCTCTGGCTCAGGTGCCAGTGCAGGGAGGACAGCCACTGCAGGCCCCACAGATGCTGTCACAGCACATGCAACAGATGCAGCAGCACCAGTATTACCCACCGCAGCAACAGCAGCAAGCCGGGCAACAGCGTATCTCCATGCAAGAAATACAGACGCAGCCGCAACAAATTCGCCCATCACAGCCACAGCCGCcgccacagcagcagcagccgcagCAGCTACAGCTGCAGCAGCGGCAGGGTTCAATGCAGATACCTCAGTATTATCAGCCCCAACCCATGATGCAGCACTTgcaagagcagcagcagcaacagatGCACCTGCAGCCTCCTTCTTATCACAGGGACCCTCACCAGTATACCCCAGAGCAGGCACACACTGTCCAGCTGATTCCCCTGGGCTCCATGTCCCAGTACTACTACCAGGAGCCCCAGCAGCCCTACAGCCACCCCCTCTACCAGCAGAGCCACCTGTCCCAGCACCAGCAGCGTGAGGACAGTCAGCTGAAGACCTACTCTAGTGACAGACAGGCCCAGGCCATGCTGAGCTCCCATGGGGACCTGGGGCCTCCTGACACAGGAATGGGAGACCCAGCGAGCTCAGATCTGACCCGGGTCAGCAGCACCCTCCCCCATCGCCCCCTCCTATCCCCCAGTGGGATCCACCTCAACAACATGGGGCCTCAGCATCAGCAGCTGTCTCCCAGTGCCATGTGGCCCCAG ATGCACCTACCTGATGGGAGAGCCCAGCCAGGGTCCCCTGAGTCAAG TGGCCAACCCAAAGGAGCGTTTGGGGAGCAGTTTGATGCCAAGAACAAGCTGACATGCTCCATCTGCCTGAAGGAGTTCAAGAACCTGCCTGCCCTGAATGGCCACATGCGGTCCCACGGGGGAATGAGGGCCTCCCCCAACCTCAAACAG GAAATCCCCAGGAAGCATCAGCCGAGTGTGCCCAAAGCCGAGGAGCCCCTCAAGACCGTGCAGGAGAAGAAAAAGTTCCGGCACCGGCCGGAACCTCTCTTCATCCCGCCGCCGCCCTCCTACAACCCGAACCCCGCTGCCTCCTACTCGGGCGCCACCCTGTACCAGAGCCAGCTGCGCTCCCCGCGCGTCCTCGGGGACCACCTGCTCCTGGACCCCACCCACGAGCTGCCCCCTTACACGCCCCCACCCATGCTGAGCCCGGTGCGCCAGGGCTCGGGGCTCTTCAGCAATGTCCTCATCTCCGGCCACGGCCCTGGCGCCCACCCGCAGCTGCCCCTGACGCCCCTGACGCCCACACCACGGGTGCTGCTGTGTCGCTCCA acagcATCGATGGCAGCAACGTGACGGTCACCCCAGGGCCTGGAGAGCAGACTGTAGATGTTGAACC ACGCATCAACATTGGCTTGAGATTCCAAGCAGAAATCCCTGAACTCCAAGATATCTCTGCCCTGGCCCAGGACACACACAAGGCCACACTGGTATGGAAGCCCTGGCCAGAACTAGAAAACCATGACCTCCAGCAAAGAG TGGAGAATCTTCTGAATTTGTGCTGTTCCAGTGCATTGCCAGGTGGAGGGACCAATTCTGAATTTGCTTTGCACTCTCTGTTTGAGGCCAAAGGTGATGTGATG GTTGCTCTGGAAATGCTGCTACTGCGGAAGCCTGTCAGGTTAAAATGTCATCCTTTAGCAAATTACCACTATGCCG GTTCGGACAAGTGGACCTCCCTAGAAAGAAAACTGTTTAACAAAGCACTAGCCACTTACAGCAAAGACTTTATTTTTGTACAGAAGATG GTGAAGTCCAAGACGGTGGCTCAGTGCGTGGAGTACTACTACACGTGGAAAAAGATCATGCGGCTGGGGCGGAAACACCGGACACGCCTGGCAGAAATCATCGACGATTGTGTG ACaagtgaagaagaagaagagttagaggaggaggaggaggaggacccgGAAGAAGATAGGAAATCCACAAAAGAAGAAGAGAGTGAGGTGCCGAAGTCCCCGGAGCCACCACCCGTCCCCGTCCTGGCTCCCACGGAGGGGCCGCCCCTGCAGGCCCTGGGCCAGCCCTCAGGctccttcatctgtgaaatgccCAACTGTGGGGCT GTGTTCAGCTCCCGACAGGCACTGAATGGCCATGCCCGCATCCACGGGGGCACCAACCAGGTGACCAAGGCCCGAGGTGCCATCCCCTCTGGGAAGCAGAAGCCTGGTGGCACCCAGAGTGGGTACTGTTCGGTAAAGAGCTCACCCTCTCACAGCACCACCAGCGGCGAGACAGACCCCACCACCATCTTCCCCTGCAAGGAGTGTGGCAA
- the TRERF1 gene encoding transcriptional-regulating factor 1 isoform 2 (isoform 2 is encoded by transcript variant 3): MGDQQLYKTNHVAHGSENLFYQQPPLGVHSGLNHNYGNAVTGGGMDAPQASPISPHFPQDTRDGLGLPVGSKNLGQMDTSRQGGWGSHAGPGNHVQLRGNLANSNMMWGAPAQAEPTDGYQYTYSQASEIRTQKLTSGVLHKLDSFTQVFANQNLRIQVNNMAQVLHTQSAVMDGAPDSALRQLLSQKPMEPPAPAIPSRYQQVPQQPHPGFTGGLSKPALQVGQHPTQGHLYYDYQQPLAQVPVQGGQPLQAPQMLSQHMQQMQQHQYYPPQQQQQAGQQRISMQEIQTQPQQIRPSQPQPPPQQQQPQQLQLQQRQGSMQIPQYYQPQPMMQHLQEQQQQQMHLQPPSYHRDPHQYTPEQAHTVQLIPLGSMSQYYYQEPQQPYSHPLYQQSHLSQHQQREDSQLKTYSSDRQAQAMLSSHGDLGPPDTGMGDPASSDLTRVSSTLPHRPLLSPSGIHLNNMGPQHQQLSPSAMWPQMHLPDGRAQPGSPESSGQPKGAFGEQFDAKNKLTCSICLKEFKNLPALNGHMRSHGGMRASPNLKQEEGEKVLPPQPQPPLPPPPPPPPPPQLPPEAESLTPMVMPVSVPVKLLPPKPSSQGFTNSTVAAPSARDKPASSMSDDEMPVLEIPRKHQPSVPKAEEPLKTVQEKKKFRHRPEPLFIPPPPSYNPNPAASYSGATLYQSQLRSPRVLGDHLLLDPTHELPPYTPPPMLSPVRQGSGLFSNVLISGHGPGAHPQLPLTPLTPTPRVLLCRSNSIDGSNVTVTPGPGEQTVDVEPRINIGLRFQAEIPELQDISALAQDTHKATLVWKPWPELENHDLQQRVENLLNLCCSSALPGGGTNSEFALHSLFEAKGDVMVALEMLLLRKPVRLKCHPLANYHYAGSDKWTSLERKLFNKALATYSKDFIFVQKMVKSKTVAQCVEYYYTWKKIMRLGRKHRTRLAEIIDDCVTSEEEEELEEEEEEDPEEDRKSTKEEESEVPKSPEPPPVPVLAPTEGPPLQALGQPSGSFICEMPNCGAVFSSRQALNGHARIHGGTNQVTKARGAIPSGKQKPGGTQSGYCSVKSSPSHSTTSGETDPTTIFPCKECGKVFFKIKSRNAHMKTHRQQEEQQRQKAQKAAFAAEMAATIERTTGPVGAPGLLPLDQLSLIKPIKDVDILDDDVVQQLGGVMEEAEVVDTDLLLDDQDSVLLQGDAEL; encoded by the exons ATGGGTGACCAGCAACTGTACAAGACCAACCATGTGGCCCATGGTAGTGAGAACCTTTTCTACCAACAGCCACCACTTGGCGTCCACAGCGGGCTGAACCACAACTATGGGAATGCAGTTACAGGGGGCGGAATGGATGCCCCTCAGGCCTCGCCAATCTCCCCCCACTTCCCTCAAGATACACGGGATGGTCTGGGCTTGCCTGTTGGCTCCAAAAACCTTGGCCAAATGGATACCTCgaggcagggagggtggggaagTCATGCAGGGCCTGGAAACCATGTCCAGCTACGTGGAAACCTGGCCAACTCAAACATGATGTGGGGGGCACCAGCCCAGGCTGAGCCCACTGATGGCTACCAATACACCTACTCCCAGGCCAGCGAGATCCGGACCCAGAAGCTTACCAGCGGTGTCTTACACAAGCTGGACTCTTTCACCCAGGTGTTTGCCAACCAAAACCTGCGAATTCAGGTCAACAATATGGCCCAGGTGCTGCACACTCAGTCAGCAGTGATGGATGGAGCCCCTGACAGTGCTCTCCGCCAGCTGCTGTCTCAGAAGCCCATGGAGCCCCCAGCACCGGCTATCCCTTCCCGCTACCAGCAGGTGCCCCAGCAGCCTCACCCTGGTTTCACTGGTGGGCTGTCCAAACCAGCTCTTCAGGTCGGGCAGCACCCTACCCAAGGGCACCTGTATTATGACTACCAGCAGCCTCTGGCTCAGGTGCCAGTGCAGGGAGGACAGCCACTGCAGGCCCCACAGATGCTGTCACAGCACATGCAACAGATGCAGCAGCACCAGTATTACCCACCGCAGCAACAGCAGCAAGCCGGGCAACAGCGTATCTCCATGCAAGAAATACAGACGCAGCCGCAACAAATTCGCCCATCACAGCCACAGCCGCcgccacagcagcagcagccgcagCAGCTACAGCTGCAGCAGCGGCAGGGTTCAATGCAGATACCTCAGTATTATCAGCCCCAACCCATGATGCAGCACTTgcaagagcagcagcagcaacagatGCACCTGCAGCCTCCTTCTTATCACAGGGACCCTCACCAGTATACCCCAGAGCAGGCACACACTGTCCAGCTGATTCCCCTGGGCTCCATGTCCCAGTACTACTACCAGGAGCCCCAGCAGCCCTACAGCCACCCCCTCTACCAGCAGAGCCACCTGTCCCAGCACCAGCAGCGTGAGGACAGTCAGCTGAAGACCTACTCTAGTGACAGACAGGCCCAGGCCATGCTGAGCTCCCATGGGGACCTGGGGCCTCCTGACACAGGAATGGGAGACCCAGCGAGCTCAGATCTGACCCGGGTCAGCAGCACCCTCCCCCATCGCCCCCTCCTATCCCCCAGTGGGATCCACCTCAACAACATGGGGCCTCAGCATCAGCAGCTGTCTCCCAGTGCCATGTGGCCCCAG ATGCACCTACCTGATGGGAGAGCCCAGCCAGGGTCCCCTGAGTCAAG TGGCCAACCCAAAGGAGCGTTTGGGGAGCAGTTTGATGCCAAGAACAAGCTGACATGCTCCATCTGCCTGAAGGAGTTCAAGAACCTGCCTGCCCTGAATGGCCACATGCGGTCCCACGGGGGAATGAGGGCCTCCCCCAACCTCAAACAG gaggaaggagagaaggtcCTGCCGCCTCAGCCCCAGCCACCACtgccgcctccgcctccgcctccgccgcCACCACAGCTCCCTCCCGAGGCAGAAAGCCTCACGCCTATGGTCATGCCCGTGTCTGTCCCTGTCAAGCTTCTCCCGCCCAAGCCCAGCTCTCAGGGGTTCACCAACAGCACCGTTGCCGCCCCCTCCGCCAGAGACAAGCCAGCCAGCTCGATGTCGGACGACGAGATGCCTGTGCTC GAAATCCCCAGGAAGCATCAGCCGAGTGTGCCCAAAGCCGAGGAGCCCCTCAAGACCGTGCAGGAGAAGAAAAAGTTCCGGCACCGGCCGGAACCTCTCTTCATCCCGCCGCCGCCCTCCTACAACCCGAACCCCGCTGCCTCCTACTCGGGCGCCACCCTGTACCAGAGCCAGCTGCGCTCCCCGCGCGTCCTCGGGGACCACCTGCTCCTGGACCCCACCCACGAGCTGCCCCCTTACACGCCCCCACCCATGCTGAGCCCGGTGCGCCAGGGCTCGGGGCTCTTCAGCAATGTCCTCATCTCCGGCCACGGCCCTGGCGCCCACCCGCAGCTGCCCCTGACGCCCCTGACGCCCACACCACGGGTGCTGCTGTGTCGCTCCA acagcATCGATGGCAGCAACGTGACGGTCACCCCAGGGCCTGGAGAGCAGACTGTAGATGTTGAACC ACGCATCAACATTGGCTTGAGATTCCAAGCAGAAATCCCTGAACTCCAAGATATCTCTGCCCTGGCCCAGGACACACACAAGGCCACACTGGTATGGAAGCCCTGGCCAGAACTAGAAAACCATGACCTCCAGCAAAGAG TGGAGAATCTTCTGAATTTGTGCTGTTCCAGTGCATTGCCAGGTGGAGGGACCAATTCTGAATTTGCTTTGCACTCTCTGTTTGAGGCCAAAGGTGATGTGATG GTTGCTCTGGAAATGCTGCTACTGCGGAAGCCTGTCAGGTTAAAATGTCATCCTTTAGCAAATTACCACTATGCCG GTTCGGACAAGTGGACCTCCCTAGAAAGAAAACTGTTTAACAAAGCACTAGCCACTTACAGCAAAGACTTTATTTTTGTACAGAAGATG GTGAAGTCCAAGACGGTGGCTCAGTGCGTGGAGTACTACTACACGTGGAAAAAGATCATGCGGCTGGGGCGGAAACACCGGACACGCCTGGCAGAAATCATCGACGATTGTGTG ACaagtgaagaagaagaagagttagaggaggaggaggaggaggacccgGAAGAAGATAGGAAATCCACAAAAGAAGAAGAGAGTGAGGTGCCGAAGTCCCCGGAGCCACCACCCGTCCCCGTCCTGGCTCCCACGGAGGGGCCGCCCCTGCAGGCCCTGGGCCAGCCCTCAGGctccttcatctgtgaaatgccCAACTGTGGGGCT GTGTTCAGCTCCCGACAGGCACTGAATGGCCATGCCCGCATCCACGGGGGCACCAACCAGGTGACCAAGGCCCGAGGTGCCATCCCCTCTGGGAAGCAGAAGCCTGGTGGCACCCAGAGTGGGTACTGTTCGGTAAAGAGCTCACCCTCTCACAGCACCACCAGCGGCGAGACAGACCCCACCACCATCTTCCCCTGCAAGGAGTGTGGCAA
- the TRERF1 gene encoding transcriptional-regulating factor 1 isoform X5: protein MGDQQLYKTNHVAHGSENLFYQQPPLGVHSGLNHNYGNAVTGGGMDAPQASPISPHFPQDTRDGLGLPVGSKNLGQMDTSRQGGWGSHAGPGNHVQLRGNLANSNMMWGAPAQAEPTDGYQYTYSQASEIRTQKLTSGVLHKLDSFTQVFANQNLRIQVNNMAQVLHTQSAVMDGAPDSALRQLLSQKPMEPPAPAIPSRYQQVPQQPHPGFTGGLSKPALQVGQHPTQGHLYYDYQQPLAQVPVQGGQPLQAPQMLSQHMQQMQQHQYYPPQQQQQAGQQRISMQEIQTQPQQIRPSQPQPPPQQQQPQQLQLQQRQGSMQIPQYYQPQPMMQHLQEQQQQQMHLQPPSYHRDPHQYTPEQAHTVQLIPLGSMSQYYYQEPQQPYSHPLYQQSHLSQHQQREDSQLKTYSSDRQAQAMLSSHGDLGPPDTGMGDPASSDLTRVSSTLPHRPLLSPSGIHLNNMGPQHQQLSPSAMWPQMHLPDGRAQPGSPESSGQPKGAFGEQFDAKNKLTCSICLKEFKNLPALNGHMRSHGGMRASPNLKQEIPRKHQPSVPKAEEPLKTVQEKKKFRHRPEPLFIPPPPSYNPNPAASYSGATLYQSQLRSPRVLGDHLLLDPTHELPPYTPPPMLSPVRQGSGLFSNVLISGHGPGAHPQLPLTPLTPTPRVLLCRSNSIDGSNVTVTPGPGEQTVDVEPRINIGLRFQAEIPELQDISALAQDTHKATLVWKPWPELENHDLQQRVENLLNLCCSSALPGGGTNSEFALHSLFEAKGDVMVALEMLLLRKPVRLKCHPLANYHYAGSDKWTSLERKLFNKALATYSKDFIFVQKMVKSKTVAQCVEYYYTWKKIMRLGRKHRTRLAEIIDDCVTSEEEEELEEEEEEDPEEDRKSTKEEESEVPKSPEPPPVPVLAPTEGPPLQALGQPSGSFICEMPNCGADCRCHVTPFLPQVFSSRQALNGHARIHGGTNQVTKARGAIPSGKQKPGGTQSGYCSVKSSPSHSTTSGETDPTTIFPCKECGKVFFKIKSRNAHMKTHRQQEEQQRQKAQKAAFAAEMAATIERTTGPVGAPGLLPLDQLSLIKPIKDVDILDDDVVQQLGGVMEEAEVVDTDLLLDDQDSVLLQGDAEL from the exons ATGGGTGACCAGCAACTGTACAAGACCAACCATGTGGCCCATGGTAGTGAGAACCTTTTCTACCAACAGCCACCACTTGGCGTCCACAGCGGGCTGAACCACAACTATGGGAATGCAGTTACAGGGGGCGGAATGGATGCCCCTCAGGCCTCGCCAATCTCCCCCCACTTCCCTCAAGATACACGGGATGGTCTGGGCTTGCCTGTTGGCTCCAAAAACCTTGGCCAAATGGATACCTCgaggcagggagggtggggaagTCATGCAGGGCCTGGAAACCATGTCCAGCTACGTGGAAACCTGGCCAACTCAAACATGATGTGGGGGGCACCAGCCCAGGCTGAGCCCACTGATGGCTACCAATACACCTACTCCCAGGCCAGCGAGATCCGGACCCAGAAGCTTACCAGCGGTGTCTTACACAAGCTGGACTCTTTCACCCAGGTGTTTGCCAACCAAAACCTGCGAATTCAGGTCAACAATATGGCCCAGGTGCTGCACACTCAGTCAGCAGTGATGGATGGAGCCCCTGACAGTGCTCTCCGCCAGCTGCTGTCTCAGAAGCCCATGGAGCCCCCAGCACCGGCTATCCCTTCCCGCTACCAGCAGGTGCCCCAGCAGCCTCACCCTGGTTTCACTGGTGGGCTGTCCAAACCAGCTCTTCAGGTCGGGCAGCACCCTACCCAAGGGCACCTGTATTATGACTACCAGCAGCCTCTGGCTCAGGTGCCAGTGCAGGGAGGACAGCCACTGCAGGCCCCACAGATGCTGTCACAGCACATGCAACAGATGCAGCAGCACCAGTATTACCCACCGCAGCAACAGCAGCAAGCCGGGCAACAGCGTATCTCCATGCAAGAAATACAGACGCAGCCGCAACAAATTCGCCCATCACAGCCACAGCCGCcgccacagcagcagcagccgcagCAGCTACAGCTGCAGCAGCGGCAGGGTTCAATGCAGATACCTCAGTATTATCAGCCCCAACCCATGATGCAGCACTTgcaagagcagcagcagcaacagatGCACCTGCAGCCTCCTTCTTATCACAGGGACCCTCACCAGTATACCCCAGAGCAGGCACACACTGTCCAGCTGATTCCCCTGGGCTCCATGTCCCAGTACTACTACCAGGAGCCCCAGCAGCCCTACAGCCACCCCCTCTACCAGCAGAGCCACCTGTCCCAGCACCAGCAGCGTGAGGACAGTCAGCTGAAGACCTACTCTAGTGACAGACAGGCCCAGGCCATGCTGAGCTCCCATGGGGACCTGGGGCCTCCTGACACAGGAATGGGAGACCCAGCGAGCTCAGATCTGACCCGGGTCAGCAGCACCCTCCCCCATCGCCCCCTCCTATCCCCCAGTGGGATCCACCTCAACAACATGGGGCCTCAGCATCAGCAGCTGTCTCCCAGTGCCATGTGGCCCCAG ATGCACCTACCTGATGGGAGAGCCCAGCCAGGGTCCCCTGAGTCAAG TGGCCAACCCAAAGGAGCGTTTGGGGAGCAGTTTGATGCCAAGAACAAGCTGACATGCTCCATCTGCCTGAAGGAGTTCAAGAACCTGCCTGCCCTGAATGGCCACATGCGGTCCCACGGGGGAATGAGGGCCTCCCCCAACCTCAAACAG GAAATCCCCAGGAAGCATCAGCCGAGTGTGCCCAAAGCCGAGGAGCCCCTCAAGACCGTGCAGGAGAAGAAAAAGTTCCGGCACCGGCCGGAACCTCTCTTCATCCCGCCGCCGCCCTCCTACAACCCGAACCCCGCTGCCTCCTACTCGGGCGCCACCCTGTACCAGAGCCAGCTGCGCTCCCCGCGCGTCCTCGGGGACCACCTGCTCCTGGACCCCACCCACGAGCTGCCCCCTTACACGCCCCCACCCATGCTGAGCCCGGTGCGCCAGGGCTCGGGGCTCTTCAGCAATGTCCTCATCTCCGGCCACGGCCCTGGCGCCCACCCGCAGCTGCCCCTGACGCCCCTGACGCCCACACCACGGGTGCTGCTGTGTCGCTCCA acagcATCGATGGCAGCAACGTGACGGTCACCCCAGGGCCTGGAGAGCAGACTGTAGATGTTGAACC ACGCATCAACATTGGCTTGAGATTCCAAGCAGAAATCCCTGAACTCCAAGATATCTCTGCCCTGGCCCAGGACACACACAAGGCCACACTGGTATGGAAGCCCTGGCCAGAACTAGAAAACCATGACCTCCAGCAAAGAG TGGAGAATCTTCTGAATTTGTGCTGTTCCAGTGCATTGCCAGGTGGAGGGACCAATTCTGAATTTGCTTTGCACTCTCTGTTTGAGGCCAAAGGTGATGTGATG GTTGCTCTGGAAATGCTGCTACTGCGGAAGCCTGTCAGGTTAAAATGTCATCCTTTAGCAAATTACCACTATGCCG GTTCGGACAAGTGGACCTCCCTAGAAAGAAAACTGTTTAACAAAGCACTAGCCACTTACAGCAAAGACTTTATTTTTGTACAGAAGATG GTGAAGTCCAAGACGGTGGCTCAGTGCGTGGAGTACTACTACACGTGGAAAAAGATCATGCGGCTGGGGCGGAAACACCGGACACGCCTGGCAGAAATCATCGACGATTGTGTG ACaagtgaagaagaagaagagttagaggaggaggaggaggaggacccgGAAGAAGATAGGAAATCCACAAAAGAAGAAGAGAGTGAGGTGCCGAAGTCCCCGGAGCCACCACCCGTCCCCGTCCTGGCTCCCACGGAGGGGCCGCCCCTGCAGGCCCTGGGCCAGCCCTCAGGctccttcatctgtgaaatgccCAACTGTGGGGCT GACTGTAGATGTCATGTCACTCCCTTTCTTCCCCAGGTGTTCAGCTCCCGACAGGCACTGAATGGCCATGCCCGCATCCACGGGGGCACCAACCAGGTGACCAAGGCCCGAGGTGCCATCCCCTCTGGGAAGCAGAAGCCTGGTGGCACCCAGAGTGGGTACTGTTCGGTAAAGAGCTCACCCTCTCACAGCACCACCAGCGGCGAGACAGACCCCACCACCATCTTCCCCTGCAAGGAGTGTGGCAA